A window from Rhineura floridana isolate rRhiFlo1 chromosome 19, rRhiFlo1.hap2, whole genome shotgun sequence encodes these proteins:
- the LOC133373245 gene encoding melanotransferrin-like isoform X3 has translation MLSLWSMDNCLIQPPRENMQMNGHRKSIIIISQRPFPPNPPKWTRAQLAHTARGAKKQACGWGFPCARAHHKDPWKKFRWCTLSDLEQRKCSELSKALLAMLPPVTINAFTKVSCIRAHNTYDCIDKIRVNKADATSLDAGDVYSAAKLFGLTVVAKEIYSEGNCVFAVAVARRGTLDIRRLKGARSCHNGARWTSGWNIPLGFLLTRNELVWDEDQPLSHVVSGYFSASCIPGIGVTALQLCTLCQGQKSYIQDKNHFCETSSGEPFSGSEGAFRCLRNGVADVAFMDHLAIMNVTESEQEEYELLCPEGSTASLPDYATCNLGRGPGRAVVTRHNFQKIAKKFLTVIQHLFGTKGKDKARFELFASAPFGGKNLLFHDATRRLQLTEEGAEISHVLGLDYVTLLQGLGHEGSSLANSLVRWCCISNAELRKCEEWALNVRSDPLVCVQADSMIGCIELIKNNKADAVTLDATHAYFAGRCALVPVAAECYGDECAPTQGEEETETLNHITALPPVYAVALVKKDAKHVNIHNLGGRRSCHSHMYSPGGWLLLSRYTVGAQENGTINCNLSSAYQDYFWKGCMPGSDGNLCKVCIGQKEAEGGRGSSRCAANHNELYYGNLGALRCLFGDPSRRHFGDVAFLEHHNLLQNIEYLDHSGWGAGCASHAFELLCLDGSRAAVTEWRACNLGHVPPNVVVTRPVTVTKVYDFLVKSQEQSLASAFPLFESQKYRESDLLFKDATQYLIPTSHLDYKAILGESFFQLAEAVFNCTPAGRK, from the exons GGAAGAAGTTCCGCTGGTGCACCCTTTCCGACCTGGAACAGAGGAAGTGCTCGGAGTTATCCAAAGCGCTCCTGGCCATGTTGCCTCCTGTCACAATTAATGCCTTCACCAAGGTTTCCTGCATCAGAGCTCACAACACTTATGACTGTATTGACAAGATTAGA GTGAACAAAGCGGATGCCACCTCCTTGGATGCTGGAGATGTATATTCAGCTGCAAAGCTATTCGGCTTGACTGTTGTGGCAAAGGAGATCTACTCAGAAG GTAACTGTGTGTTTGCTGTAGCTGTGGCCAGACGAGGAACCCTGGATATCCGAAGGCTAAAAGGGGCCCGTAGTTGCCACAATGGGGCCAGATGGACCTCTGGTTGGAACATCCCTTTGGGCTTTCTTCTGACTAGGAATGAGCTTGTATGGGATGAAGACCAGCCCCTCAGCCATG TTGTCAGTGGTTATTTCAGTGCCAGCTGCATCCCTGGCATCGGGGTTACCGCTCTGCAGCTCTGTACTCTTTGCCAAGGACAGAAATCCTACATCCAAGACAAGAACCACTTCTGTGAGACCAGCAGCGGTGAACCCTTCTCAGGCTCAGAGGGAGCCTTCAG ATGCTTGAGGAATGGGGTGGCAGATGTTGCCTTCATGGATCACCTGGCCATCATGAATGTCACAG AGTCAGAACAAGAAGAATATGAGTTGTTGTGTCCTGAGGGGTCCACAGCTTCCTTGCCTGATTATGCCACCTGCAATCTGGGCCGTGGGCCAGGACGTGCCGTTGTCACACGCCACAACTTCCAGAAGATTGCCAAGAAATTTCTCACGGTTATCCAG CACCTCTTTGGAACAAAGGGAAAAGACAAGGCCAGATTTGAGCTCTTTGCATCTGCACCCTTTGGAGGGAAGAACCTGCTGTTCCATGATGCTACACGCCGCTTGCAACTAACAGAAGAGGGGGCTGAGATCAGCCATGTCCTTGGCCTGGACTATGTCACTCTCCTGCAGGGTTTGGGACATGAAG GGAGCTCCCTAGCCAACAGCCTGGTACGCTGGTGTTGTATCAGTAACGCTGAACTCCGCAAATGCGAGGAGTGGGCTCTGAATGTCAGGTCTGACCCGCTGGTCTGTGTCCAAGCAGACTCTATGATCGGCTGCATTGAGCTCATCAAG AATAACAAGGCAGACGCTGTTACGCTGGACGCCACACATGCCTACTTTGCAGGGAGATGTGCCCTAGTTCCTGTCGCTGCAGAATGTTATG GAGATGAATGCGCTCCCACTCAAGGAGAAGAGGAAACAGAGACACTGAACCACATTACAG CTCTTCCTCCAGTCTACGCGGTCGCCCTGGTCAAGAAGGATGCCAAGCATGTCAACATCCACAATCTGGGGGGGAGGCGCTCCTGCCACAGCCACATGTACAGCCCAGGAGGGTGGCTCCTTCTCTCTCGGTACACTGTGGGGGCTCAGGAGAACGGCACCATCAACTGCAACCTCAGCTCGG CGTACCAGGACTACTTCTGGAAGGGATGCATGCCAGGAAGCGATGGAAACCTTTGCAAAGTCTGCATTGGGCAAAAggaggcagagggagggaggggctcaTCCAGGTGTGCAGCCAATCACAACGAACTCTACTATGGCAACCTGGGTGCCCTCAG atGTCTCTTTGGCGACCCCAGCAGAAGACATTTTGGTGATGTGGCTTTCTTGGAACACCATAACCTGCTCCAGAATATTGAGT ACCTGGATCACTCAGGCTGGGGGGCAGGATGTGCTTCTCATGCCTTTGAACTCTTATGCCTGGATGGGAGCCGTGCAGCAGTGACAGAGTGGAGGGCCTGCAACCTGGGCCATGTCCCTCCCAATGTAGTCGTGACACGGCCAGTGACTGTCACAAAGGTCTATGACTTCCTGGTGAAGTCACAG GAACAAAGCCTGGCCTCGGCTTTTCCGCTCTTTGAGTCACAGAAGTACAGGGAAAGTGACCTGCTCTTTAAAGATGCCACGCAGTACCTCATCCCCACCAGCCACTTGGACTACAAGGCAATTCTTGGGGAGTCCTTCTTCCAGCTTGCGGAAGCTGTTTTTAACTGCACACCTGCAG GAAGAAAGTAA
- the LOC133373245 gene encoding melanotransferrin-like isoform X6: MVLRGGGKLGLHSAAAVMKALAATALVLAALALTTTGKKFRWCTLSDLEQRKCSELSKALLAMLPPVTINAFTKVSCIRAHNTYDCIDKIRVNKADATSLDAGDVYSAAKLFGLTVVAKEIYSEGNCVFAVAVARRGTLDIRRLKGARSCHNGARWTSGWNIPLGFLLTRNELVWDEDQPLSHVVSGYFSASCIPGIGVTALQLCTLCQGQKSYIQDKNHFCETSSGEPFSGSEGAFRCLRNGVADVAFMDHLAIMNVTESEQEEYELLCPEGSTASLPDYATCNLGRGPGRAVVTRHNFQKIAKKFLTVIQHLFGTKGKDKARFELFASAPFGGKNLLFHDATRRLQLTEEGAEISHVLGLDYVTLLQGLGHEGSSLANSLVRWCCISNAELRKCEEWALNVRSDPLVCVQADSMIGCIELIKNNKADAVTLDATHAYFAGRCALVPVAAECYGDECAPTQGEEETETLNHITALPPVYAVALVKKDAKHVNIHNLGGRRSCHSHMYSPGGWLLLSRYTVGAQENGTINCNLSSAYQDYFWKGCMPGSDGNLCKVCIGQKEAEGGRGSSRCAANHNELYYGNLGALRCLFGDPSRRHFGDVAFLEHHNLLQNIEYLDHSGWGAGCASHAFELLCLDGSRAAVTEWRACNLGHVPPNVVVTRPVTVTKVYDFLVKSQEQSLASAFPLFESQKYRESDLLFKDATQYLIPTSHLDYKAILGESFFQLAEAVFNCTPAGILDFCEQDPCRYSAQH; the protein is encoded by the exons ATGGTTCTGCGCGGAGGAGGCAAGCTGGGCTTGCACTCTGCAGCTGCGGTCATGAAGGCCCTTGCAGCCACTGCTCTTGTCCTGGCCGCTCTTGCTCTTACGACTACAG GGAAGAAGTTCCGCTGGTGCACCCTTTCCGACCTGGAACAGAGGAAGTGCTCGGAGTTATCCAAAGCGCTCCTGGCCATGTTGCCTCCTGTCACAATTAATGCCTTCACCAAGGTTTCCTGCATCAGAGCTCACAACACTTATGACTGTATTGACAAGATTAGA GTGAACAAAGCGGATGCCACCTCCTTGGATGCTGGAGATGTATATTCAGCTGCAAAGCTATTCGGCTTGACTGTTGTGGCAAAGGAGATCTACTCAGAAG GTAACTGTGTGTTTGCTGTAGCTGTGGCCAGACGAGGAACCCTGGATATCCGAAGGCTAAAAGGGGCCCGTAGTTGCCACAATGGGGCCAGATGGACCTCTGGTTGGAACATCCCTTTGGGCTTTCTTCTGACTAGGAATGAGCTTGTATGGGATGAAGACCAGCCCCTCAGCCATG TTGTCAGTGGTTATTTCAGTGCCAGCTGCATCCCTGGCATCGGGGTTACCGCTCTGCAGCTCTGTACTCTTTGCCAAGGACAGAAATCCTACATCCAAGACAAGAACCACTTCTGTGAGACCAGCAGCGGTGAACCCTTCTCAGGCTCAGAGGGAGCCTTCAG ATGCTTGAGGAATGGGGTGGCAGATGTTGCCTTCATGGATCACCTGGCCATCATGAATGTCACAG AGTCAGAACAAGAAGAATATGAGTTGTTGTGTCCTGAGGGGTCCACAGCTTCCTTGCCTGATTATGCCACCTGCAATCTGGGCCGTGGGCCAGGACGTGCCGTTGTCACACGCCACAACTTCCAGAAGATTGCCAAGAAATTTCTCACGGTTATCCAG CACCTCTTTGGAACAAAGGGAAAAGACAAGGCCAGATTTGAGCTCTTTGCATCTGCACCCTTTGGAGGGAAGAACCTGCTGTTCCATGATGCTACACGCCGCTTGCAACTAACAGAAGAGGGGGCTGAGATCAGCCATGTCCTTGGCCTGGACTATGTCACTCTCCTGCAGGGTTTGGGACATGAAG GGAGCTCCCTAGCCAACAGCCTGGTACGCTGGTGTTGTATCAGTAACGCTGAACTCCGCAAATGCGAGGAGTGGGCTCTGAATGTCAGGTCTGACCCGCTGGTCTGTGTCCAAGCAGACTCTATGATCGGCTGCATTGAGCTCATCAAG AATAACAAGGCAGACGCTGTTACGCTGGACGCCACACATGCCTACTTTGCAGGGAGATGTGCCCTAGTTCCTGTCGCTGCAGAATGTTATG GAGATGAATGCGCTCCCACTCAAGGAGAAGAGGAAACAGAGACACTGAACCACATTACAG CTCTTCCTCCAGTCTACGCGGTCGCCCTGGTCAAGAAGGATGCCAAGCATGTCAACATCCACAATCTGGGGGGGAGGCGCTCCTGCCACAGCCACATGTACAGCCCAGGAGGGTGGCTCCTTCTCTCTCGGTACACTGTGGGGGCTCAGGAGAACGGCACCATCAACTGCAACCTCAGCTCGG CGTACCAGGACTACTTCTGGAAGGGATGCATGCCAGGAAGCGATGGAAACCTTTGCAAAGTCTGCATTGGGCAAAAggaggcagagggagggaggggctcaTCCAGGTGTGCAGCCAATCACAACGAACTCTACTATGGCAACCTGGGTGCCCTCAG atGTCTCTTTGGCGACCCCAGCAGAAGACATTTTGGTGATGTGGCTTTCTTGGAACACCATAACCTGCTCCAGAATATTGAGT ACCTGGATCACTCAGGCTGGGGGGCAGGATGTGCTTCTCATGCCTTTGAACTCTTATGCCTGGATGGGAGCCGTGCAGCAGTGACAGAGTGGAGGGCCTGCAACCTGGGCCATGTCCCTCCCAATGTAGTCGTGACACGGCCAGTGACTGTCACAAAGGTCTATGACTTCCTGGTGAAGTCACAG GAACAAAGCCTGGCCTCGGCTTTTCCGCTCTTTGAGTCACAGAAGTACAGGGAAAGTGACCTGCTCTTTAAAGATGCCACGCAGTACCTCATCCCCACCAGCCACTTGGACTACAAGGCAATTCTTGGGGAGTCCTTCTTCCAGCTTGCGGAAGCTGTTTTTAACTGCACACCTGCAG gtatcctggacttCTGCGAGCAGGATCCTTGCAGGTATTCAGCACAGCACTGA
- the LOC133373245 gene encoding melanotransferrin-like isoform X1 produces MLSLWSMDNCLIQPPRENMQMNGHRKSIIIISQRPFPPNPPKWTRAQLAHTARGAKKQACGWGFPCARAHHKDPWKKFRWCTLSDLEQRKCSELSKALLAMLPPVTINAFTKVSCIRAHNTYDCIDKIRVNKADATSLDAGDVYSAAKLFGLTVVAKEIYSEGNCVFAVAVARRGTLDIRRLKGARSCHNGARWTSGWNIPLGFLLTRNELVWDEDQPLSHVVSGYFSASCIPGIGVTALQLCTLCQGQKSYIQDKNHFCETSSGEPFSGSEGAFRCLRNGVADVAFMDHLAIMNVTESEQEEYELLCPEGSTASLPDYATCNLGRGPGRAVVTRHNFQKIAKKFLTVIQHLFGTKGKDKARFELFASAPFGGKNLLFHDATRRLQLTEEGAEISHVLGLDYVTLLQGLGHEGSSLANSLVRWCCISNAELRKCEEWALNVRSDPLVCVQADSMIGCIELIKNNKADAVTLDATHAYFAGRCALVPVAAECYGDECAPTQGEEETETLNHITALPPVYAVALVKKDAKHVNIHNLGGRRSCHSHMYSPGGWLLLSRYTVGAQENGTINCNLSSAYQDYFWKGCMPGSDGNLCKVCIGQKEAEGGRGSSRCAANHNELYYGNLGALRCLFGDPSRRHFGDVAFLEHHNLLQNIEYLDHSGWGAGCASHAFELLCLDGSRAAVTEWRACNLGHVPPNVVVTRPVTVTKVYDFLVKSQEQSLASAFPLFESQKYRESDLLFKDATQYLIPTSHLDYKAILGESFFQLAEAVFNCTPAGILDFCEQDPCRYSAQH; encoded by the exons GGAAGAAGTTCCGCTGGTGCACCCTTTCCGACCTGGAACAGAGGAAGTGCTCGGAGTTATCCAAAGCGCTCCTGGCCATGTTGCCTCCTGTCACAATTAATGCCTTCACCAAGGTTTCCTGCATCAGAGCTCACAACACTTATGACTGTATTGACAAGATTAGA GTGAACAAAGCGGATGCCACCTCCTTGGATGCTGGAGATGTATATTCAGCTGCAAAGCTATTCGGCTTGACTGTTGTGGCAAAGGAGATCTACTCAGAAG GTAACTGTGTGTTTGCTGTAGCTGTGGCCAGACGAGGAACCCTGGATATCCGAAGGCTAAAAGGGGCCCGTAGTTGCCACAATGGGGCCAGATGGACCTCTGGTTGGAACATCCCTTTGGGCTTTCTTCTGACTAGGAATGAGCTTGTATGGGATGAAGACCAGCCCCTCAGCCATG TTGTCAGTGGTTATTTCAGTGCCAGCTGCATCCCTGGCATCGGGGTTACCGCTCTGCAGCTCTGTACTCTTTGCCAAGGACAGAAATCCTACATCCAAGACAAGAACCACTTCTGTGAGACCAGCAGCGGTGAACCCTTCTCAGGCTCAGAGGGAGCCTTCAG ATGCTTGAGGAATGGGGTGGCAGATGTTGCCTTCATGGATCACCTGGCCATCATGAATGTCACAG AGTCAGAACAAGAAGAATATGAGTTGTTGTGTCCTGAGGGGTCCACAGCTTCCTTGCCTGATTATGCCACCTGCAATCTGGGCCGTGGGCCAGGACGTGCCGTTGTCACACGCCACAACTTCCAGAAGATTGCCAAGAAATTTCTCACGGTTATCCAG CACCTCTTTGGAACAAAGGGAAAAGACAAGGCCAGATTTGAGCTCTTTGCATCTGCACCCTTTGGAGGGAAGAACCTGCTGTTCCATGATGCTACACGCCGCTTGCAACTAACAGAAGAGGGGGCTGAGATCAGCCATGTCCTTGGCCTGGACTATGTCACTCTCCTGCAGGGTTTGGGACATGAAG GGAGCTCCCTAGCCAACAGCCTGGTACGCTGGTGTTGTATCAGTAACGCTGAACTCCGCAAATGCGAGGAGTGGGCTCTGAATGTCAGGTCTGACCCGCTGGTCTGTGTCCAAGCAGACTCTATGATCGGCTGCATTGAGCTCATCAAG AATAACAAGGCAGACGCTGTTACGCTGGACGCCACACATGCCTACTTTGCAGGGAGATGTGCCCTAGTTCCTGTCGCTGCAGAATGTTATG GAGATGAATGCGCTCCCACTCAAGGAGAAGAGGAAACAGAGACACTGAACCACATTACAG CTCTTCCTCCAGTCTACGCGGTCGCCCTGGTCAAGAAGGATGCCAAGCATGTCAACATCCACAATCTGGGGGGGAGGCGCTCCTGCCACAGCCACATGTACAGCCCAGGAGGGTGGCTCCTTCTCTCTCGGTACACTGTGGGGGCTCAGGAGAACGGCACCATCAACTGCAACCTCAGCTCGG CGTACCAGGACTACTTCTGGAAGGGATGCATGCCAGGAAGCGATGGAAACCTTTGCAAAGTCTGCATTGGGCAAAAggaggcagagggagggaggggctcaTCCAGGTGTGCAGCCAATCACAACGAACTCTACTATGGCAACCTGGGTGCCCTCAG atGTCTCTTTGGCGACCCCAGCAGAAGACATTTTGGTGATGTGGCTTTCTTGGAACACCATAACCTGCTCCAGAATATTGAGT ACCTGGATCACTCAGGCTGGGGGGCAGGATGTGCTTCTCATGCCTTTGAACTCTTATGCCTGGATGGGAGCCGTGCAGCAGTGACAGAGTGGAGGGCCTGCAACCTGGGCCATGTCCCTCCCAATGTAGTCGTGACACGGCCAGTGACTGTCACAAAGGTCTATGACTTCCTGGTGAAGTCACAG GAACAAAGCCTGGCCTCGGCTTTTCCGCTCTTTGAGTCACAGAAGTACAGGGAAAGTGACCTGCTCTTTAAAGATGCCACGCAGTACCTCATCCCCACCAGCCACTTGGACTACAAGGCAATTCTTGGGGAGTCCTTCTTCCAGCTTGCGGAAGCTGTTTTTAACTGCACACCTGCAG gtatcctggacttCTGCGAGCAGGATCCTTGCAGGTATTCAGCACAGCACTGA
- the LOC133373245 gene encoding melanotransferrin-like isoform X2, with protein sequence MDTRTRVPHSHLWNALPVVHGQLPHSGSLQPACAFVFEELLKCSLHWQNVEEPELKTGWKRNYDARQAGKKFRWCTLSDLEQRKCSELSKALLAMLPPVTINAFTKVSCIRAHNTYDCIDKIRVNKADATSLDAGDVYSAAKLFGLTVVAKEIYSEGNCVFAVAVARRGTLDIRRLKGARSCHNGARWTSGWNIPLGFLLTRNELVWDEDQPLSHVVSGYFSASCIPGIGVTALQLCTLCQGQKSYIQDKNHFCETSSGEPFSGSEGAFRCLRNGVADVAFMDHLAIMNVTESEQEEYELLCPEGSTASLPDYATCNLGRGPGRAVVTRHNFQKIAKKFLTVIQHLFGTKGKDKARFELFASAPFGGKNLLFHDATRRLQLTEEGAEISHVLGLDYVTLLQGLGHEGSSLANSLVRWCCISNAELRKCEEWALNVRSDPLVCVQADSMIGCIELIKNNKADAVTLDATHAYFAGRCALVPVAAECYGDECAPTQGEEETETLNHITALPPVYAVALVKKDAKHVNIHNLGGRRSCHSHMYSPGGWLLLSRYTVGAQENGTINCNLSSAYQDYFWKGCMPGSDGNLCKVCIGQKEAEGGRGSSRCAANHNELYYGNLGALRCLFGDPSRRHFGDVAFLEHHNLLQNIEYLDHSGWGAGCASHAFELLCLDGSRAAVTEWRACNLGHVPPNVVVTRPVTVTKVYDFLVKSQEQSLASAFPLFESQKYRESDLLFKDATQYLIPTSHLDYKAILGESFFQLAEAVFNCTPAGILDFCEQDPCRYSAQH encoded by the exons GGAAGAAGTTCCGCTGGTGCACCCTTTCCGACCTGGAACAGAGGAAGTGCTCGGAGTTATCCAAAGCGCTCCTGGCCATGTTGCCTCCTGTCACAATTAATGCCTTCACCAAGGTTTCCTGCATCAGAGCTCACAACACTTATGACTGTATTGACAAGATTAGA GTGAACAAAGCGGATGCCACCTCCTTGGATGCTGGAGATGTATATTCAGCTGCAAAGCTATTCGGCTTGACTGTTGTGGCAAAGGAGATCTACTCAGAAG GTAACTGTGTGTTTGCTGTAGCTGTGGCCAGACGAGGAACCCTGGATATCCGAAGGCTAAAAGGGGCCCGTAGTTGCCACAATGGGGCCAGATGGACCTCTGGTTGGAACATCCCTTTGGGCTTTCTTCTGACTAGGAATGAGCTTGTATGGGATGAAGACCAGCCCCTCAGCCATG TTGTCAGTGGTTATTTCAGTGCCAGCTGCATCCCTGGCATCGGGGTTACCGCTCTGCAGCTCTGTACTCTTTGCCAAGGACAGAAATCCTACATCCAAGACAAGAACCACTTCTGTGAGACCAGCAGCGGTGAACCCTTCTCAGGCTCAGAGGGAGCCTTCAG ATGCTTGAGGAATGGGGTGGCAGATGTTGCCTTCATGGATCACCTGGCCATCATGAATGTCACAG AGTCAGAACAAGAAGAATATGAGTTGTTGTGTCCTGAGGGGTCCACAGCTTCCTTGCCTGATTATGCCACCTGCAATCTGGGCCGTGGGCCAGGACGTGCCGTTGTCACACGCCACAACTTCCAGAAGATTGCCAAGAAATTTCTCACGGTTATCCAG CACCTCTTTGGAACAAAGGGAAAAGACAAGGCCAGATTTGAGCTCTTTGCATCTGCACCCTTTGGAGGGAAGAACCTGCTGTTCCATGATGCTACACGCCGCTTGCAACTAACAGAAGAGGGGGCTGAGATCAGCCATGTCCTTGGCCTGGACTATGTCACTCTCCTGCAGGGTTTGGGACATGAAG GGAGCTCCCTAGCCAACAGCCTGGTACGCTGGTGTTGTATCAGTAACGCTGAACTCCGCAAATGCGAGGAGTGGGCTCTGAATGTCAGGTCTGACCCGCTGGTCTGTGTCCAAGCAGACTCTATGATCGGCTGCATTGAGCTCATCAAG AATAACAAGGCAGACGCTGTTACGCTGGACGCCACACATGCCTACTTTGCAGGGAGATGTGCCCTAGTTCCTGTCGCTGCAGAATGTTATG GAGATGAATGCGCTCCCACTCAAGGAGAAGAGGAAACAGAGACACTGAACCACATTACAG CTCTTCCTCCAGTCTACGCGGTCGCCCTGGTCAAGAAGGATGCCAAGCATGTCAACATCCACAATCTGGGGGGGAGGCGCTCCTGCCACAGCCACATGTACAGCCCAGGAGGGTGGCTCCTTCTCTCTCGGTACACTGTGGGGGCTCAGGAGAACGGCACCATCAACTGCAACCTCAGCTCGG CGTACCAGGACTACTTCTGGAAGGGATGCATGCCAGGAAGCGATGGAAACCTTTGCAAAGTCTGCATTGGGCAAAAggaggcagagggagggaggggctcaTCCAGGTGTGCAGCCAATCACAACGAACTCTACTATGGCAACCTGGGTGCCCTCAG atGTCTCTTTGGCGACCCCAGCAGAAGACATTTTGGTGATGTGGCTTTCTTGGAACACCATAACCTGCTCCAGAATATTGAGT ACCTGGATCACTCAGGCTGGGGGGCAGGATGTGCTTCTCATGCCTTTGAACTCTTATGCCTGGATGGGAGCCGTGCAGCAGTGACAGAGTGGAGGGCCTGCAACCTGGGCCATGTCCCTCCCAATGTAGTCGTGACACGGCCAGTGACTGTCACAAAGGTCTATGACTTCCTGGTGAAGTCACAG GAACAAAGCCTGGCCTCGGCTTTTCCGCTCTTTGAGTCACAGAAGTACAGGGAAAGTGACCTGCTCTTTAAAGATGCCACGCAGTACCTCATCCCCACCAGCCACTTGGACTACAAGGCAATTCTTGGGGAGTCCTTCTTCCAGCTTGCGGAAGCTGTTTTTAACTGCACACCTGCAG gtatcctggacttCTGCGAGCAGGATCCTTGCAGGTATTCAGCACAGCACTGA